From Methanobacterium congolense, one genomic window encodes:
- a CDS encoding trypco2 family protein, translated as MCRGFFNDNNSMVVKNTVPLGELVEKIKKVIFKLQDEMYSSEIKIKTVKLTMKTVATGELGAEAKFQIPVLEGLKIGSKISKETLQTTVLKFKPPEPHEPKKGISKTSFEGIEEQLENSIKAIVDAVKAASLNEPPLELESASTEFNFLLKSSSEISLIFKTDLESELGNNVKIDFEKIKN; from the coding sequence ATGTGCAGAGGATTCTTTAACGATAATAACAGCATGGTTGTTAAAAATACAGTTCCATTGGGAGAACTTGTGGAAAAGATAAAGAAGGTGATTTTTAAACTCCAGGATGAAATGTACTCATCTGAAATCAAGATAAAAACCGTGAAATTAACCATGAAAACCGTGGCAACTGGAGAACTGGGTGCTGAAGCCAAGTTCCAGATCCCGGTACTGGAGGGGCTGAAGATTGGCTCAAAGATTTCAAAGGAAACATTACAAACCACAGTTTTGAAGTTTAAACCTCCAGAACCTCATGAACCAAAAAAGGGCATTTCTAAAACTTCTTTTGAAGGCATAGAAGAACAGCTTGAAAACAGTATCAAGGCTATAGTGGATGCTGTGAAGGCTGCATCTCTTAATGAACCCCCACTTGAACTTGAAAGTGCATCAACAGAGTTCAACTTCCTCCTTAAAAGCAGCTCTGAAATATCTTTGATATTTAAAACGGATCTGGAATCTGAATTGGGTAACAACGTAAAAATCGACTTTGAAAAAATTAAAAATTAA